In the genome of Humidesulfovibrio mexicanus, one region contains:
- a CDS encoding dipeptidase gives MPMHKAPSLSKLAWQLACALVLTTALAAQALACTTTIVGKKASADGSVMVSHSDDGLNDARLVYVPAKDHAPGSMRPVYYSHCSLDFKPQWGGTVSHRIVDGGRAPAYATGPRPGMSGDPRSVPLGFIPQVAHTYAYFDANYGIMNEHQLSIGECTDKAKVDAEPEPGKRIFYSAELSRVALERCKTAREAVKLMGELIEKYGYYGTGETLLVADPNEGWVMEMCAYDKDGTSGVWVAQRVPDDQFFVAANQFRIRDVRKGASDMMFSANIFKVAQEKGWWKPADGPLDWTKVYGDGEYHHPYYSLRRVWRAQSLVAPSRKLSPWAEDAFTRSYPFSIKPDQKLDVKDIFAIHRDNYEGTEFDLTKGLAAGPFGDPGRFEGGAEGLANKEGQLSDVKGEFERPLNIYRCVYAYVNQSRSWLPAAIGGVTWFGPDRPATAVLMPFYAGALDLPRAIQTSDILKLDRGSMWTAFNYVANQAQIKYQYMIKDIRTLRDKHEARFFGTQKAIEETALSLWKKGDQNAARLLLTERSNLFAANVLADWWELSEQLYIRYNDGYFNTPDNIAQPVFYPAWWLKQVGYEQGPTTYAKPVKK, from the coding sequence ATGCCGATGCACAAAGCGCCTTCACTTTCGAAGCTTGCCTGGCAGCTTGCTTGTGCCCTGGTTTTGACAACGGCCCTTGCCGCCCAGGCCCTGGCCTGCACCACCACCATTGTTGGCAAGAAGGCCTCGGCCGACGGCTCGGTCATGGTCTCCCACTCCGACGACGGCCTAAACGACGCCCGCCTGGTCTACGTGCCCGCCAAGGACCACGCGCCGGGCTCCATGCGACCGGTGTACTACTCGCACTGCTCGCTGGACTTCAAGCCCCAGTGGGGCGGCACGGTGAGCCACCGCATCGTGGACGGCGGCCGCGCCCCGGCCTACGCAACCGGCCCCCGGCCCGGCATGTCCGGCGACCCCAGGAGCGTTCCCCTGGGCTTCATCCCCCAGGTGGCCCACACCTACGCGTATTTCGACGCCAACTACGGCATCATGAACGAGCACCAGCTGTCCATCGGCGAGTGCACGGACAAGGCCAAGGTGGACGCCGAGCCCGAACCGGGCAAGCGCATCTTCTACTCGGCCGAGCTTTCCCGCGTGGCGCTGGAGCGCTGCAAGACCGCCCGCGAGGCGGTGAAGCTCATGGGCGAGCTCATCGAGAAGTACGGCTACTACGGCACGGGCGAAACCCTGCTTGTGGCCGATCCCAACGAAGGCTGGGTGATGGAGATGTGCGCCTACGACAAGGACGGCACCTCCGGCGTGTGGGTGGCGCAGCGCGTGCCCGACGACCAGTTCTTTGTTGCCGCCAACCAGTTCCGCATTCGCGACGTACGCAAAGGCGCGAGCGACATGATGTTTTCGGCCAACATCTTCAAGGTCGCCCAGGAAAAGGGCTGGTGGAAGCCCGCCGATGGCCCGCTGGACTGGACCAAGGTGTACGGCGACGGCGAGTACCATCACCCGTACTACTCCCTGCGCCGCGTGTGGCGCGCCCAGTCCCTGGTGGCTCCCTCCCGCAAGCTCTCCCCCTGGGCGGAGGACGCCTTCACCCGCAGCTACCCCTTCAGCATCAAGCCCGACCAGAAGCTTGACGTGAAAGACATCTTCGCCATTCACCGCGACAACTACGAAGGAACGGAGTTCGACCTGACCAAGGGCCTGGCCGCCGGTCCCTTCGGCGACCCCGGCCGCTTCGAGGGCGGAGCCGAAGGCCTGGCCAACAAGGAGGGCCAGCTCTCCGACGTGAAGGGCGAGTTCGAGCGCCCGCTGAACATCTACCGCTGCGTATACGCCTACGTGAACCAGTCGCGCTCCTGGCTGCCCGCCGCCATCGGCGGCGTCACATGGTTCGGCCCGGACCGCCCGGCCACGGCGGTGCTCATGCCCTTCTACGCCGGGGCCCTGGACCTGCCCCGCGCCATCCAGACCAGCGACATCCTGAAGCTGGACCGCGGCAGCATGTGGACGGCCTTCAACTACGTGGCCAACCAGGCCCAGATCAAATACCAGTATATGATCAAGGACATTCGCACCCTGCGCGACAAGCACGAGGCGCGCTTCTTCGGCACCCAGAAGGCCATTGAGGAGACAGCGCTCTCGCTGTGGAAGAAGGGCGATCAGAACGCCGCGCGGCTGCTGCTCACCGAGCGCTCCAACCTCTTCGCCGCCAACGTGCTGGCCGACTGGTGGGAGCTCTCCGAACAGCTCTACATCCGCTACAACGACGGCTACTTCAACACTCCGGACAACATCGCCCAGCCCGTGTTCTACCCCGCGTGGTGGCTCAAGCAGGTGGGCTACGAGCAAGGCCCCACCACCTACGCCAAGCCGGTCAAGAAGTAA
- a CDS encoding MltF family protein, with the protein MALLAVLALCPPLEVARAQDQAPQAVQFLHASTADLPEMLRRGQVRVLVTPSRTNFYMAPDGSFQGLEHDLTLLLEKSLNKGRKKGEPKVSVLFVPVLLDELIPALLEGRGDIAAAGLTITPAREQLVAFTEPCFRDVRDVLVTRTDTPPVKSRYDLSGRVLHVAAGSSHAEHLAMLGRDFERRGLPPMTVVEADHVLDVENLLEMLSAGLVDNVLADEHVARLWAGVLPGLAVFPQAQATHGGRIAWAVRKDNPLLLAAANTALRQSAKRQTALFHKNFPASQAGMRWIQNPFLSPKTAQYVPEFKRRSEEYGFDWLHLMAQGFQESGLDNSVRSHMGAVGVMQVLPSTGAALGFRDIRPAPENIHAGTRYMGHLRDQEIGPDGLDEEQRFYFALASYNAGPARIRRLRQQARVQGLDPNVWFGSVERAALQSGLQATVAYVRNVRAYAIAYSLSYDIHQKRVRAAGR; encoded by the coding sequence TTGGCGCTGCTTGCTGTGCTGGCGCTTTGCCCGCCGCTAGAAGTCGCACGGGCGCAAGACCAGGCTCCCCAGGCCGTCCAGTTCCTGCACGCCTCCACCGCCGACCTGCCGGAGATGCTTCGGCGCGGGCAGGTGCGCGTGCTGGTGACGCCCAGCCGCACCAATTTCTACATGGCCCCGGACGGCAGCTTCCAGGGGCTGGAGCACGACCTGACCCTGCTGCTGGAAAAGAGCCTGAACAAGGGGAGGAAGAAGGGCGAGCCAAAGGTCTCCGTGCTGTTCGTGCCCGTGTTGCTGGACGAGCTCATTCCGGCCCTTCTGGAGGGCCGGGGCGACATCGCCGCCGCCGGGCTCACCATCACTCCGGCGCGCGAGCAGCTGGTGGCCTTCACCGAGCCCTGTTTCCGCGACGTGCGCGATGTGCTGGTCACCCGGACCGACACCCCGCCGGTCAAGAGCCGCTACGACCTCTCCGGGCGCGTGCTGCACGTGGCGGCGGGCAGCAGCCACGCCGAACACTTGGCCATGCTCGGCCGGGATTTCGAGCGCCGGGGCCTGCCCCCCATGACCGTGGTGGAGGCCGACCACGTCCTTGACGTTGAAAATTTGCTGGAGATGCTTTCCGCCGGGCTGGTGGACAACGTGCTGGCCGACGAGCACGTGGCCCGGCTTTGGGCCGGAGTGCTGCCGGGGCTGGCCGTGTTCCCCCAGGCCCAGGCCACCCACGGCGGGCGCATCGCCTGGGCGGTGCGCAAGGACAACCCCCTGCTTCTGGCCGCAGCCAACACGGCTTTGCGCCAGAGCGCCAAGCGGCAGACCGCCCTGTTCCACAAGAATTTTCCGGCGTCCCAGGCCGGGATGCGGTGGATCCAGAATCCCTTCCTGTCCCCCAAGACGGCGCAATACGTGCCGGAGTTCAAGCGCCGCAGCGAGGAGTACGGCTTCGACTGGCTGCACCTGATGGCCCAGGGCTTCCAGGAGTCCGGCCTGGACAACAGCGTCCGCAGCCACATGGGGGCCGTGGGCGTGATGCAGGTGTTGCCCAGCACGGGCGCTGCTCTGGGCTTCCGCGACATTCGCCCCGCGCCAGAGAACATCCACGCGGGCACGCGCTACATGGGCCACCTGCGCGACCAGGAGATCGGGCCCGACGGGCTGGACGAGGAACAGCGCTTCTACTTCGCCCTGGCCTCCTACAACGCCGGTCCTGCGCGCATCCGCAGGCTGCGGCAGCAGGCCCGCGTCCAGGGCCTGGACCCCAACGTCTGGTTCGGCAGCGTGGAGCGCGCGGCCCTGCAGAGCGGTTTGCAGGCCACCGTGGCCTACGTGCGCAACGTTCGCGCCTACGCCATCGCCTACAGCCTGAGCTACGACATTCACCAGAAGCGCGTGCGCGCAGCCGGGCGGTAG